A single Altererythrobacter sp. BO-6 DNA region contains:
- the nagZ gene encoding beta-N-acetylhexosaminidase yields MTPAIFGIAGAELTADERAFFKEADPAGYILFARNCFEPEQLRRLTDDLRSIHGREQLLISIDQEGGRVARLKPPHWASYPAGEKFDRLYQLAPASAIEAARVNAHAMALELSAMGITADFQAPLDVRRSETDQAIGDRALGSDPMQVAALGRAVLDGLARGGVAGCLKHMPGHGRATCDSHHELPVVTASDDELEADIVPFCTLNHAPIGMTAHIRYTAWDGELPATFSPKVIGEIIRGRIGFDGLLLSDDIDMDALDGSVPERAARAHAAGCDIVLNCWAKMGDMAAIAEILPAMDSVASSRLEKALAGTELRSEYGEAGELLAKRDALLDLAEQTA; encoded by the coding sequence ATGACGCCTGCCATTTTCGGAATTGCCGGGGCTGAGCTGACCGCCGACGAGCGCGCCTTTTTCAAAGAGGCCGATCCGGCGGGCTATATCCTGTTCGCCCGCAATTGCTTCGAACCGGAACAATTGCGCCGCCTGACGGACGACTTGCGCAGCATTCATGGGCGTGAGCAGCTGCTGATATCGATCGACCAGGAAGGTGGGCGGGTCGCACGCCTCAAGCCGCCGCATTGGGCATCCTATCCGGCTGGCGAAAAGTTCGACCGGCTGTACCAGCTGGCACCGGCGAGTGCGATCGAAGCCGCTCGCGTGAATGCCCACGCGATGGCGCTGGAGCTGTCTGCGATGGGCATCACCGCCGATTTCCAGGCTCCGCTCGACGTGCGCCGCTCTGAAACCGACCAGGCGATTGGCGATCGCGCATTGGGCAGCGATCCGATGCAGGTCGCGGCGCTGGGGCGTGCGGTGCTCGACGGGCTGGCGCGGGGCGGGGTGGCAGGCTGCCTCAAACACATGCCCGGCCATGGCCGCGCCACTTGCGACAGCCATCACGAACTGCCGGTCGTCACAGCCAGTGATGACGAGCTGGAAGCCGATATCGTGCCGTTCTGCACGCTCAACCATGCGCCGATCGGGATGACCGCGCATATCCGCTATACCGCATGGGATGGCGAGCTTCCCGCGACCTTCTCGCCCAAAGTGATCGGCGAGATCATCCGTGGCCGGATCGGCTTCGACGGGCTGCTGCTGAGCGACGATATCGACATGGATGCGCTCGACGGCAGCGTGCCTGAAAGGGCTGCGCGCGCGCATGCGGCGGGTTGCGACATTGTGCTCAATTGCTGGGCCAAGATGGGCGATATGGCCGCAATTGCAGAGATATTGCCGGCGATGGACAGTGTCGCGTCAAGCCGGCTTGAAAAGGCATTGGCGGGTACCGAGCTGCGGAGCGAGTACGGCGAGGCTGGCGAATTGCTGGCTAAGCGCGATGCCTTGCTTGATCTGGCGGAGCAGACCGCATGA
- the tatB gene encoding Sec-independent protein translocase protein TatB produces the protein MFDIGAAELLVIVIVAVLVIGPKDMPLAMRTAGRWIGKIRRVSAHFRSGVDAMIREAELEEMEKKWKAHNEAIMAKTGSGTDTTADQMTGPQAASAEAAVEPSQTDNFPRGDDPAPQEPQLPLGKPDPQGTAD, from the coding sequence ATGTTTGATATCGGCGCCGCTGAACTTCTCGTGATTGTCATCGTGGCGGTGCTCGTCATCGGCCCGAAAGACATGCCGCTGGCGATGCGCACCGCCGGTCGCTGGATCGGCAAGATTCGCCGCGTCTCGGCGCATTTCCGCAGCGGCGTGGATGCGATGATCCGCGAGGCGGAACTCGAGGAAATGGAGAAGAAGTGGAAGGCGCATAACGAAGCGATCATGGCCAAGACCGGTAGTGGCACAGACACGACCGCTGACCAGATGACCGGGCCGCAAGCAGCCTCGGCCGAGGCCGCGGTCGAGCCATCACAGACCGACAATTTCCCGCGCGGCGACGATCCGGCCCCGCAAGAGCCACAATTGCCGCTCGGCAAGCCCGATCCGCAAGGCACAGCGGACTGA
- a CDS encoding amidohydrolase: protein MIRKALLLAVTAASALLAAPAAADTLVDNVEGITIDETGAVARFEALVIADDGHIRAVLKRGDKQPEGIDFRVDGEGRVMLPGMIDAHVHVMGIGFGALTLDLSDTNSLEDALAKIAQFAADNPTRPWILGRGWNQEKWGLGRFPTAAELDAIVPDRPVWLSRVDGHASWANGMAMEKAGVTAATKEVSGGRIIRDAAGKPSGVFVDAAEALINSVVPAPRAADRDVALRKAQDILLTNGITAVADMGTTIEDWQTFRRAGDNGALKLRIMSYADSVKSMELIGGPAPTPWLYDDRLRLNGVKLYLDGALGSRGATLKQPYHDEPSHRGLPLLSPAQLRNLMSRAAMDGFQVATHAIGDAANAELLNAIEELSASYSGDRRWRIEHAQIVDPADIALFGKHGIIASMQPLHQTSDRLMAEARLGPDRLDGAYAWRSIAAAGAPLAFGSDAPVEPADVFSGIAAAISRTDTAGEPFGGWLPQESLSREAALAAFTSGAAYAGFAEGRFGRLAAGERADFILVDRDPFLSSPEQIRATQVLETWVNGERVYQRR from the coding sequence ATGATCCGCAAAGCTTTGCTGCTGGCGGTAACGGCCGCGTCCGCCCTTCTGGCCGCTCCTGCGGCGGCCGACACGCTCGTCGACAATGTCGAAGGCATCACGATCGACGAGACGGGGGCGGTCGCGCGTTTCGAAGCGCTGGTGATCGCCGATGACGGGCATATCCGCGCGGTGCTGAAACGCGGCGACAAGCAGCCCGAGGGGATCGACTTTCGCGTCGATGGCGAAGGCCGCGTGATGCTGCCGGGCATGATCGACGCCCATGTCCACGTGATGGGGATCGGTTTCGGCGCGCTTACGCTTGACCTGTCGGACACGAATTCGCTTGAGGATGCGCTGGCGAAGATCGCCCAATTCGCAGCTGATAATCCCACCCGTCCGTGGATCCTGGGGCGCGGCTGGAACCAGGAGAAGTGGGGACTGGGCCGCTTCCCCACTGCCGCCGAACTTGATGCCATCGTGCCTGACCGACCGGTGTGGCTGAGCCGCGTCGATGGCCACGCCAGCTGGGCCAACGGCATGGCGATGGAAAAGGCCGGCGTCACCGCAGCAACCAAGGAAGTCTCGGGCGGACGGATCATCCGCGATGCAGCGGGCAAGCCAAGCGGTGTGTTTGTCGATGCTGCCGAAGCGCTGATCAACAGCGTGGTCCCTGCCCCGCGGGCCGCCGATCGCGACGTTGCACTGCGCAAGGCGCAAGATATCCTTCTGACTAACGGCATCACTGCCGTGGCCGACATGGGCACGACGATCGAGGACTGGCAGACCTTCCGCCGTGCAGGCGACAATGGCGCGTTGAAGCTTCGCATCATGTCTTACGCCGACAGCGTCAAATCGATGGAGCTGATCGGTGGACCGGCGCCGACGCCATGGCTTTATGACGACCGGCTGCGGCTCAACGGCGTCAAGCTTTACCTCGACGGCGCACTGGGTTCTCGCGGTGCCACCCTGAAGCAGCCCTATCATGACGAGCCGAGCCACCGCGGCCTGCCGCTGCTCAGCCCGGCTCAGCTGCGCAACCTGATGAGCCGCGCGGCGATGGACGGGTTCCAGGTCGCGACCCACGCGATCGGCGACGCCGCCAATGCCGAATTGCTGAACGCGATCGAGGAATTGAGCGCGTCTTACTCAGGGGATCGCCGCTGGCGAATCGAGCACGCCCAGATCGTCGATCCGGCCGATATCGCGCTGTTCGGCAAGCACGGGATCATTGCCTCGATGCAACCGCTGCACCAGACTTCGGACCGGTTGATGGCCGAGGCACGCCTGGGCCCTGACCGGCTTGACGGCGCCTATGCCTGGCGCAGCATCGCTGCAGCCGGGGCACCGCTGGCATTTGGCTCTGACGCGCCGGTTGAACCCGCCGACGTCTTTTCCGGAATTGCTGCCGCGATCAGCCGTACGGACACTGCGGGCGAGCCGTTCGGCGGCTGGTTGCCGCAGGAAAGCCTTTCTCGCGAGGCGGCACTCGCTGCTTTCACTTCGGGAGCTGCATATGCCGGGTTTGCCGAAGGAAGGTTTGGGCGGCTTGCAGCCGGCGAACGCGCCGATTTTATCCTGGTGGACCGCGATCCTTTCCTCTCCTCGCCCGAGCAGATCAGGGCAACGCAAGTGCTTGAAACATGGGTCAATGGCGAGCGGGTCTATCAACGTCGGTGA
- a CDS encoding twin-arginine translocase TatA/TatE family subunit, whose translation MGLSIWQLLIIALVVLVLFGRGRISEMMGDFGKGIKSFKQGMNEDDQAPSKPAAQIEGHAKETPSATESQPAERSDKAG comes from the coding sequence ATGGGTCTTAGCATCTGGCAGCTTCTTATCATTGCCCTCGTCGTCCTCGTCCTGTTCGGGCGCGGCCGCATTTCCGAAATGATGGGTGATTTCGGGAAGGGAATCAAAAGCTTCAAGCAAGGCATGAACGAAGACGATCAGGCGCCGAGCAAGCCTGCGGCGCAGATCGAAGGGCACGCCAAAGAAACGCCTTCTGCCACCGAAAGCCAGCCTGCCGAGCGGAGCGACAAGGCGGGCTAA
- a CDS encoding NAD(P)-dependent oxidoreductase gives MSKLHKIAFIGLGVMGAPMARHLAAAGHAVTAFNRTSARAQAWQADCAKRGLQVALAATPAQAVADAEVAFTCVGNDDDLAEVLFGADGALAAMADGALLVDHTTVSADMARRIDAATREIGLEAVDAPVSGGQAGAENGKLAIMCGGSAEAMTRATPVMDCYAARIVHVGPAGAGQTAKMANQMCIAGILGGLSEAIRLAGAAGLDMDKTFEAISGGAAQSWQMENRWATMVKDEFAFGFAIDWMRKDLGYALAEARRLGLSSPVSALVDQFYAEVQAQGGGRLDTSALITRLPKGGSQ, from the coding sequence CGGCCTGGGCGTGATGGGAGCGCCGATGGCGCGTCATCTGGCTGCAGCAGGTCATGCCGTCACCGCATTCAACCGCACGTCAGCCCGCGCCCAGGCCTGGCAAGCCGATTGCGCCAAGCGCGGACTTCAAGTCGCGCTGGCTGCCACCCCGGCGCAAGCGGTGGCAGATGCGGAAGTGGCGTTCACCTGCGTCGGTAATGACGATGACCTGGCTGAAGTGCTGTTCGGTGCAGATGGCGCACTGGCGGCAATGGCTGATGGCGCGTTGCTGGTCGATCATACGACTGTGTCCGCCGACATGGCCCGGCGGATCGACGCGGCAACCCGCGAGATCGGGCTCGAAGCCGTGGATGCGCCGGTGTCCGGCGGTCAGGCAGGTGCGGAAAACGGCAAGCTCGCGATCATGTGCGGCGGCAGCGCCGAGGCCATGACACGTGCGACGCCGGTAATGGATTGCTACGCTGCGCGGATCGTCCACGTTGGCCCAGCGGGCGCCGGCCAGACCGCCAAAATGGCCAACCAGATGTGCATCGCCGGCATATTGGGCGGCCTTAGCGAAGCAATCCGGCTGGCCGGCGCCGCGGGGCTGGACATGGACAAGACCTTCGAAGCAATTTCGGGCGGAGCGGCGCAAAGCTGGCAGATGGAAAACCGCTGGGCGACCATGGTGAAGGACGAATTCGCATTCGGCTTTGCCATCGACTGGATGCGCAAGGACCTGGGCTATGCCTTGGCGGAAGCGAGGCGGCTGGGCCTGTCATCGCCCGTTTCCGCGCTGGTTGATCAATTCTATGCCGAGGTACAGGCGCAAGGCGGCGGCAGGCTGGACACCAGCGCGCTGATCACCCGTTTGCCCAAAGGAGGTTCGCAATGA
- a CDS encoding ScpA family protein, which yields MNGEGLMFETPVADVDADPWDGVAGAAKPADDNALYLELEGWEGPLDLLLDLARRQKVDLRQISILALVDQYLTYIERAEELRLEVAADYLVMAAWLAYLKSALLLPKEEQEDPSPEELALRLQLRLQRLGAMREAAARLMGRNRIGRDVFLRGAPEGLRIDRKTQWKCDSFALIQAYGQVKARTAPRIYHVFDRPVMTLDSAIDRVSAMLGVTLDWMELRDFLPPHAEPRLRKSALASSFVAALELARLGKAEIAQDEIFGAMRLRRIVQ from the coding sequence ATGAACGGCGAAGGGCTCATGTTTGAAACGCCGGTAGCGGATGTCGATGCCGATCCGTGGGATGGCGTGGCGGGTGCTGCCAAGCCGGCCGATGACAACGCGCTTTATCTCGAGCTGGAAGGCTGGGAAGGGCCGCTTGACCTGCTGCTGGATCTTGCGCGCCGCCAGAAGGTGGACCTGCGCCAGATCTCGATCCTGGCACTGGTTGACCAGTACCTGACCTATATCGAGCGCGCTGAGGAACTCCGTTTGGAAGTCGCGGCCGATTACCTGGTGATGGCAGCGTGGCTGGCCTATCTCAAATCGGCGCTGCTCCTGCCCAAGGAAGAGCAGGAAGATCCCAGCCCTGAAGAGCTGGCATTGCGCCTGCAGCTGCGGCTCCAGCGGCTGGGTGCGATGCGCGAGGCGGCCGCGCGGCTGATGGGGCGCAACCGGATCGGGCGCGATGTCTTCCTGCGCGGCGCGCCCGAGGGGCTCAGGATCGACCGCAAGACGCAGTGGAAGTGCGATAGCTTTGCGCTGATCCAGGCCTATGGCCAGGTCAAGGCGCGCACCGCGCCGCGGATCTATCATGTGTTCGACCGCCCGGTGATGACGCTGGACAGCGCGATCGACCGGGTTTCGGCTATGCTCGGCGTCACGCTCGACTGGATGGAACTGCGCGACTTCCTGCCCCCGCATGCCGAACCGCGCCTGCGCAAGTCGGCACTCGCGTCCAGCTTCGTCGCCGCGCTGGAACTGGCGCGCCTCGGCAAGGCGGAAATCGCGCAGGACGAGATCTTCGGCGCGATGCGCCTGCGGAGGATTGTCCAGTGA
- the tatC gene encoding twin-arginine translocase subunit TatC: protein MALKIRDIDETEAPLLDHLIELRTRLLRCVLALGIGFAVCLYFADQILGFLIQPLKDAFPEGKGQLIFTKLYEVFFVELKVALFAGFFVSFPIIANQLWAFVAPGLYAREKKAFLPFLIATPVLFTGGAALAYYVVMPTAFEWFLGFGGEAGGLQIEALPSAGDYLGLVMQFILAFGISFLLPVLLLLLNRAGIVTRAQLAGARRYVIVGIVALAAVVTPPDPGSQIILAIPLLLLFEGALLLMRFQEKRAAAEGEADAEVIGADSLQPED, encoded by the coding sequence ATGGCACTCAAGATCCGCGATATCGATGAGACCGAGGCACCGCTGCTCGATCATTTGATCGAGCTGCGCACGCGCCTGCTGCGCTGCGTTCTGGCGCTGGGTATCGGCTTTGCCGTGTGCCTGTATTTTGCCGACCAGATCCTTGGCTTCCTGATCCAGCCGCTCAAGGACGCGTTTCCGGAAGGCAAGGGTCAGCTGATTTTCACCAAGCTCTATGAAGTGTTCTTCGTGGAGCTCAAGGTGGCGCTGTTCGCGGGCTTTTTCGTCAGCTTCCCGATTATCGCCAACCAGCTGTGGGCCTTTGTTGCGCCGGGGCTCTATGCGCGTGAGAAGAAGGCGTTCCTGCCATTCCTGATTGCAACGCCTGTGCTGTTCACCGGCGGGGCAGCTCTCGCCTATTACGTGGTGATGCCGACGGCTTTCGAATGGTTCCTCGGCTTTGGCGGGGAAGCCGGAGGACTGCAGATCGAAGCTCTGCCGTCAGCGGGCGACTATTTGGGCCTGGTGATGCAGTTCATCCTGGCCTTTGGCATCAGTTTTCTTTTGCCGGTACTGCTGCTGCTGCTCAATCGCGCAGGGATCGTGACGCGCGCGCAGCTGGCCGGTGCGAGGCGCTATGTCATTGTCGGGATTGTCGCGCTCGCGGCAGTGGTGACCCCGCCCGATCCAGGGTCGCAGATCATCCTCGCCATTCCGTTGCTGCTGTTGTTTGAAGGTGCGCTGCTGTTGATGCGGTTCCAGGAAAAGCGTGCAGCAGCCGAAGGCGAGGCGGACGCCGAGGTCATCGGTGCCGATTCGCTGCAACCGGAAGACTGA
- the scpB gene encoding SMC-Scp complex subunit ScpB, whose product MSGEELDEVVRAVEATLFATEEPMSVEALASHLGGLEAGAVRDALRSLETHYSTRGIRLVERGKRWHFETAPDLAHLLRREREQVRRLSRAATEVLAIVAYHEPVSRAEIESIRGVQTSAGTLDVLMEAGWIKLAGRREVPGRPVIYATTQEFLDHFGLSSRRDLPGIDELRAAGLLDPVDDAFEALQDQGDVAETNGDQGADEELDEDQSAA is encoded by the coding sequence GTGAGCGGCGAAGAGCTGGATGAAGTGGTGCGCGCTGTGGAAGCGACGCTGTTCGCCACGGAAGAGCCGATGAGCGTTGAGGCGCTGGCCAGCCATTTGGGCGGGTTGGAAGCAGGCGCGGTGCGCGACGCGCTGCGTTCGCTTGAAACGCATTACAGCACGCGCGGGATACGCCTGGTCGAGCGCGGCAAGCGCTGGCATTTCGAGACCGCGCCCGATCTTGCCCACCTGTTGCGGCGCGAGCGCGAACAGGTCCGGCGGCTAAGCCGGGCGGCAACCGAAGTGCTGGCGATCGTCGCCTATCACGAGCCGGTCAGCCGGGCGGAAATCGAATCGATCCGCGGGGTGCAGACCAGCGCGGGCACGCTGGATGTGCTGATGGAAGCCGGGTGGATCAAGCTTGCCGGGCGGCGTGAAGTGCCTGGCCGCCCAGTTATCTATGCCACGACCCAGGAATTTCTCGACCATTTCGGGCTTTCCAGCCGCCGCGACCTGCCTGGAATCGACGAATTGCGCGCTGCCGGCCTGCTTGATCCGGTCGATGACGCTTTCGAAGCCTTGCAGGACCAGGGCGACGTGGCTGAGACGAATGGCGATCAAGGGGCTGACGAGGAACTAGACGAAGACCAATCGGCGGCTTGA